The nucleotide window ataccggtaccgataccgaatcTATAAATACGGTACGGTAATCGGTATCAACATTTCCTCAATTTCAGTAACAGTATttacggtatcggtaccggtacggtaccggtatcgtaCCGGTCTCATCCCTAAACCTAACATGATACACGTCCAcacaaaaaaaacaaacaaacaaattagaattttttttatttatttataatatttataaatataaatttataatTGGAGTAGAGAATAAGTAGCAATAAATATCAAACTCAACATTACCCAATTACAATAACCCCCTCTCACCCCCTTCCAAAAAAGTCAACGGTCAAATACTCACCATTCATCCAACTCACTCTTTCCGGTCAACAAACTCACTCTCATTCATTCATGGAACTGTCACCGGAAAACATCTCCGACGACTTCGACCGGTTACCGGACCCTATCATCTTAACAATCTTCAACTACATCTCCGACATTAAAACCCTAATCCGCTGCCGATCCGTTTGTCGCCGCTTCAACTCACTCGTTCCTCACTCCGACTCGCTCCTCCTCCGAGTCGACCGAGTCATCTCCGCCGCTGACTCCGACGACGATGGCGACACTTCCTCCGTCATCGGTTTCTTCAAATCCATCGTCAAATCGATCCAAAACCTAATTTCTTCTCCTCCACGTCATCAATTTCATTCGCAATCGGAACAATCACAATCGCAACCGCAATCGCAATATTCTCCAGCGATGATTCTTCGAACATTCGAGAGGATTAAACAGCTGGAGATCGAGTTACCGAACGGAGATCTGAGATTAGAGAAACGAGCGGCGATCAAATGGAGAGCGGAGTACGGTAAGACGTTGAAGCGGTGTGTGATCCTAGGGTTCCGGTGCGGCGGCGTAGGAGAGGCGGATCTCGGCGGTGGTGGCGGTTTGAAGACGAGAGTTGTCTGGACGATTTCCGCGTTGATTGCAGCTTCTGCAAGGCATTATATGGTGAAAGACATTGTAACCGAACACGAAAGTTTGTTGAAATTGATTGTTAGAGATAGAGAAGATGAAGGAACTGTGATTATGAATGAATTAGGTATCAATGAGTTTAGAGAAGATGTTGGTGATAATGTTGGTGATGAGGAAGGGCAGGATGGTAATTTGGGATCAAATTCGGGTGGCGTGTGGTGGCGGAGTAATCGGACTCGAGTTCCTGCGGTTTGGATGAGGATGAGGCATGAGGCGAAGTTGGAGTTGTCGAATGGTGTGACGATGGAAGGGGCGACGCTTGTGGTGGTTAGACCGACTGCGAGTGCGGGTGGTATGGTGGAGGAAGCAGAAGACGAATGTAATTGGGATGGACTAGGATTTGACGGTGTTTATGGTGAGGCGGTTCAGAAACTGATTAACCGGCGGAGTTATTTGCTTGAGATGAATTCGTTTTGAGTCGAATCTGCTGACTGGAATGGTTAGTTTTGTTGGTGATTTGCTGTTACTGCTTGTTGTATGATGCATATAATGTGAATCTGTTTTGGTTTATTTATGTTGGTAATGTAAATCACTATATCTATAGTTTCTATGAGTATGTTACAGATTAGTTGTTATCATTTGGTACATAGGTGTATGCTTGGTCTTTGAGATTGCTTATCTATGCGGTAAAATGTTGGATattatcatgcagaatttatacaTATAGCAAAGTGATATATtggttatatcggtcaatatcgctgATAATATCGCTATCGGTATTCTgaccaatgttgtagaaggcgctaggcgctagtcgtgcggtgaggtaccgcctagggattaatcgggattaatcgggattaatcggaatgggattgttatatgtattttttcaaaattatatatatatatacccaataatataaaaataatacttcaaaattcacataaatacttcaagtttcagataGTATGGTTCGATTTTGACTGATTTTGACTGATTCTGAccaattttgaccgcctaggaccgattttgaccgattaatatagtccgattaatccgatttttgaccgcctaggaccgcctaggaccgattttgaccgactCCGATTAATTGACCGACTAGCTCAAAATTAGTCAGTAAGTAGccgcctagcgcctaggcgccgattaatcggccgcctaggccgattttTGCAACACTGATTCTGACCGATATTTTACTAGaggaccgatataaccgatatatctcagatattaactgcatagtttTGCTTATTAAAACCGTGTTTTAACCAAAACCAACGGTTTATTTCTTTCAGGCGTTATCGAAATACAGTATGTAGATAAACAGTTTCAATAAGCAATTGCTAACAGGCGCATAAATGTCATATGGGAATGGGAAGTAGGATTTGGTAGACAGGATGGGCAGACAATGTGTTTAGGTCTTTAAAAGCCAAACATCATCACATGTTTGTGTTGTTATACTTTGATTTTCAAAACTCATTGTTACCTTATTATAATAAAGACCAAGTCACCAAACCTTTGTTAAATCTAATGAATGTAGGATAAGGTACATCGTTTGGTGACGAAGTAACGGTCGATTGGAGCGATGAGTTGGCCaataaatatgtgtttatatcAATGTCACATGTTAGATGTCAATGAATGGAGTTTTTGTGCACATTGTAGGTATCAAATGTGTAACAATCACCATCAATGTCAATGCAAGCTTGCAAATGAGCTTCTTGTGAATGGACACACCCATAAAGTTAGAGATTCTTgatgggttgggttgggtttggGTGGGGTGTGGGGTCATATGAATATTTGTGTAGGATTAGGAAGAATCCAAAGGAAATGCCAGTTTTGCTACTATTGACTAGATACAATTGGTTAACCTTTTCTGCATTGTTTGTATAGCTGGCTATGGCCCATGGGCCTTGTGtagcccaccattgtttatttatatagtgGATGAAGAGTATAATATATCCTTGGGTTTTGGATTTATTTGCATATGTTGTGCTGCCTGCCATTTCACTAGTTTTCATCATTCCTTTTTATTCGATGTACTATGACTAGATCAGTGTTTGGgatacattatttttttttatatatttatttttttaaacggcCAACGAACTCTCAAAATGAGTTACTAACGAAATTCatcacatcgggatacactcgtctCCGAACCTGAGAAAACCCTCACCTaaggccgaagcccgtgaacattAGCCCGAAGGCACGACACTGCAGTGAGGTAAAACCTGCTCAGTTTAAAGATAGAACTAGCGATCTCCGCTTAGTCTCCCATTATCACCAGGTGCTACAGAAACTAATGAGGAGGGCATGAATCAAACCTGTGTCATTTAGAACATCCTATCTCTCACTTACCACTTAACTACCACCTCATCGGCGTTTGGGATACATTAGTAAAActtttttctatgtttttaaAACAAACAGTTTAAAAAATGTATTTAAGTTAATTAATTTGTGAATATCGGTGATAGTTCAAGTGAAAACACCaaaaaagttaaaatgtgatTTGATTCATTCACATGTGAATAATCTGGATGCATGTGATGATGTTTACCATGTAAGTCAAAAAAataatttgatggtttttaactttttcatggaTTTTATTACACTATACTCCAATACTCATGTATCAATGAACTTGATACGTGCCAAATAACATGTAATTTACTAATTTGTGCTTATACGATTATTTGCCTTTCAAGCACCTGTGGACCTACATATCTTTGTTTTAGAATGGTATATGGTATTTAATAATTGTTTTTATGTAAGTGACATTGAGTAACTAAAAATATTTAAAGAATGGGACCAATAATTGCTTTACTATTTTTTTATAACTAATGTATAATTGAATGACAGATATTCgatataagagcattcacaatggTTTCCCGATATATTTGTGAGTGAGTTATTTACATTATAAGGCGATTGTGAGTGGATGAGAGAGAAAACGTTATCGTTACATGTATATTTACAGAAACAATGTTCACCCCTATTAATTTTTTAATAGTTTTTTAAAATGGTTgtagatgaagaagagaaaaaatgtaataataaaaaaataaaaaatattatttaaaacgaGCCCTGGTTTGTTTACATCCTTAATTTTATGCAAGGACGTATGTAAAGCTGTCCACCATAAATGCAAAAGCCGCTAAAATTGAACTAAAAATAAGGCATTATTTTCAACAGAAACAGTGTATCAAAGTCACCATCTGCATCACAATTATGATAGTGGCATTTAAAAATGAACTTGATGCAGAAATTGATGCATCCATTTTCATTCAAACTGTATAAAGCAAGTTCAAGGATACAATGAGTTACATTTTCAATTTCAAACTATGAGTTGGCAATCCTGAAGCACAACTTACCTGACGCGTCGGCAGGGGGCTATTGGGCCGGCCAAGCCGGGAAAGGGCCCGAGGCCCAATTTTTCAAAGGGCCCGAAAAGCTTTTATAagttttatattatatataataaaaggcCCAAAAGAAAAACCTATTTACCTATCAAATTCTGCAACGGGCCCAGATCTGCTGAAGGCCCAAAATTTGAACCCTTAAAAAATGATTATTCGCTACACTactattgttttgtttattttaacaATTCatccattaatttttttttgtctcGTATGAGCCCCAAAAGTCTTGTATCATTCTCTGGGACGGTCCTGCCCTCGGGTATGGCCTAAAGACACAAAAAGTCTCGTTTCATCTCTccggtagtggtggtggtggtggtggagactCATGATAACTTAAAAGCAGGAGCCAGGAGGTGGTGGGTCCTTGTGGTGGTTAGCCGAAGATGACAAGAAGGAATTTTGAGCTTGATGCATAATGGAGAAAATAATTGGTTGAATTAGATGCATTAACTAAAACTTAAATGCATTCATATATTAATAGATTTCATGATATGAGTTGAAATTCTTATCGAAATGTCGGTTTGTGAATCAAATACTTGTTACGAATGAGACCCGAATAAACATTTGTACGTATTGGTTTATGTATGGTATTTAAGTAGACTAGAAAAAGTGGTATTATGGGTTTTCAAAAGTTGTGTCTCATCCAAAAAAACTTCCATCTCTTTCTACTTGTCTATAGTCGACACTCGCCAACTGTTAGAGACCCGCCATCTGCCATAGCGTGTTGCTTGCATAGCAAAACCCTATAGACGATTAAGCAACAGAACCTAGGGTGTCAAGGTAGACCCACCTCCATGTCGCGTCACTCTCTGTCGCCGTCACACTTCATGACTATATTTATGAGCAAATTTGAAAGTGTTCCAACCACTTTGATTTCTCATATAAATTGTGTTGACATAGCGACAACTCAATTTTTCCTCTTTTATGAACAAAAAAGCGACAAATCCTTTGTTGGGTCGAATCGACTAGTTCTAAAGTAATAACCTAATTGAttacaaaaaacataaaaacatagtTTGAATCACAATTCACAACAGAAGTTAGCTAATCAAATCAGGGTTTTAAATGTTTGTTTGAGGAAAAAGTAATACAACACATATATAGAAAATTAAAATCGTCCTTTCAATTAATAATACAAAGAGGTTGTTCAGTATGAATAAGGATTATATCTTTAGAGTTTATGTACCTTCAATTATTTTGTCGACACTAAACTACCATCAGTAGTAGCGTAGTCTTTAGTAGTaattatattatacatatattgAAAATAGAAGGCAATGAATAGTGATTTAAAtactataataatatatatagtttttttaatacttttattatcttctttacttttaaGTTGGATAAGCTTGTGTCAACTGGTACTGCTATTAAAAATACTGGTAcagttatcggtacatgaaggtaaaaaaccgacaccagcctggtacagaaaacgccaaaagtctgtatcgaattgattttgaaaatcttttagttcgggaaattcggtattgctacccggtaccatttgctcatccctgatcacgagTACCGTACGAATAACAACTGTATCatgcaactttttttgttgattttcttcaacttttaatgatttctttttttagtttcagtgGTAGTGATTAGCTCGGTGCCAACCAATATCGAAttggtactggtaccgaaaataccagttACAGTACCAGTATATGAAAGTAAAAACCAGTAGCGAACCGGTACAAGGTACGCCAAAAgtcgtaccgaattggtacttaagatctttcggttcgggaaattcggtaccggtacccagtatcatttgctcatctctgaccacaggtttcatacgaacaacatcattaccatacaactttttggttgattttcttttggttatcttttagtgtttttgttatatattttcttttttattcttgtcagcagttccgtGCGAAACACGtttgtagtgatttcaaaacacatgtaaacacagactaaacaaTAAAAGACGTTTGGCGACAATAACAAAACTAGTAGTATGATTCATCGAGTGGCCATTTGGAGTGTTGGTTTGGGCCCAAATAAAACTGAAGGGTTAAGATATAAAAGTGGGCTACCTGCCAAGTGGGCTAAAGTACTTGGGTTTAAAGTATAGAATGGGTCATTTGGGTCAACCAAATTAAGGATTTGTGGAACCGAAAACCATATTGGTTATTCGGTTTGGTTTATTCAACTTGCATCGATATCATCTTGCTCTTTTATCATCTATGATTAATATGTTTTGGCTAATGAAAATCGTAAGATTAAGATTTTAAAACCGTGATGAAGATCTCTTAACAAGTACTAAATAGAGTTCTATAATGTCATGGAGAAACTAATGTCTTGTTTAGTTACATGCTCATCCCATTGAGATAGACATAAAGTTGATAAGATAGCAACTAAACTTGTAATCAGTatttaaaactaaaaatataaaaaagttagATGCAACCATTATTTAGCAATAGCTATGTCGAGAATGTGGACCAAAAAGCTTTTGGGCATCTACATGTGACATCCCTATGAAAAAAGGATATTAAAAAGGTTGGGTGAAGTCTAATTACTAAAGCAAAGGTGTAGTGGgcaataggacccttcatcaatGTTCTCAATCGCCTAACTGTCATCATTACTTGCCTACTTTAACTAAGCACACTCCTAATATTGTACTAAACTATATGTTTCCATATAATAAACAAACTATTACAATGACACATCGTAATAGTATACGCCGGCTAATATTACCCGCAAAACCATACATGCGATATTTTGACGAGGTTGATTAATGACTTTAGAGTTTAGACTATATGTAGTG belongs to Helianthus annuus cultivar XRQ/B chromosome 5, HanXRQr2.0-SUNRISE, whole genome shotgun sequence and includes:
- the LOC110942370 gene encoding F-box protein At1g78100; translation: MELSPENISDDFDRLPDPIILTIFNYISDIKTLIRCRSVCRRFNSLVPHSDSLLLRVDRVISAADSDDDGDTSSVIGFFKSIVKSIQNLISSPPRHQFHSQSEQSQSQPQSQYSPAMILRTFERIKQLEIELPNGDLRLEKRAAIKWRAEYGKTLKRCVILGFRCGGVGEADLGGGGGLKTRVVWTISALIAASARHYMVKDIVTEHESLLKLIVRDREDEGTVIMNELGINEFREDVGDNVGDEEGQDGNLGSNSGGVWWRSNRTRVPAVWMRMRHEAKLELSNGVTMEGATLVVVRPTASAGGMVEEAEDECNWDGLGFDGVYGEAVQKLINRRSYLLEMNSF